One Cetobacterium somerae ATCC BAA-474 DNA segment encodes these proteins:
- a CDS encoding histidinol-phosphatase HisJ family protein gives MIISDYHIHSSFSGDSVEDLDRICRKAKELGIKEIAITDHMDLDVIGTTNSNDFMLNLDEYVPTILKLKDQYKDDLDIKLGMEFGIQRHLGEVGDKIIEKYPFDFIISSVHSVDKLLLDQKEFWENKTREQAHDKYFLEILKSVENFNRFSVQGHLDFITRYGGIDKKGFIDYIRYQDIIDEILKKIISKGKGIEINTSGIRYNENRFYPCDDIIKRYFKLGGEILTIGSDSHKASDLGKDFKKAYDFLESIGVKYISSFDQLDVSFKKIK, from the coding sequence CAAAAGAATTAGGTATTAAAGAGATTGCAATAACTGATCATATGGATTTAGATGTAATTGGGACAACTAATAGTAATGATTTTATGTTAAATTTAGATGAATACGTTCCGACGATTTTAAAGTTAAAAGATCAATATAAGGATGACTTAGATATAAAATTAGGGATGGAATTTGGAATTCAAAGACATCTAGGAGAAGTTGGAGATAAAATTATAGAAAAATATCCATTTGATTTTATAATATCTTCTGTTCATAGTGTGGATAAATTACTTTTAGATCAAAAGGAGTTTTGGGAAAATAAAACGAGAGAACAAGCTCATGATAAATATTTTTTAGAAATATTAAAAAGTGTAGAAAACTTCAATAGGTTTAGTGTTCAAGGTCATCTTGACTTTATTACAAGATATGGCGGTATTGACAAAAAAGGTTTTATAGATTATATAAGATATCAAGATATAATCGATGAGATTTTAAAAAAAATTATTTCCAAAGGAAAGGGTATTGAAATTAATACTTCTGGAATAAGATATAATGAGAATAGATTTTATCCTTGTGATGATATAATAAAACGTTATTTTAAGCTAGGAGGAGAGATTCTAACAATAGGTTCAGATTCACACAAAGCATCAGATTTAGGCAAAGATTTTAAAAAAGCGTATGATTTTTTAGAAAGTATAGGAGTGAAATATATTTCATCTTTTGACCAACTTGATGTATCTTTTAAAAAAATAAAATAA